In the genome of Candidatus Hydrogenedentota bacterium, one region contains:
- a CDS encoding biotin/lipoate A/B protein ligase family protein produces MRLLDISFRWPEENLAFDEMLLDAAENGKGGETLRFWESRTRFVCLGVAQNWRREVYDLNCAEDRVPILRRASGGGCVLQGPGCLNYTLVLGHEFRNGIETIRGSYCYILGRIAAVLREKGLPVHHKGISDLAMGGKKVSGNSQKRRKRFILHHGTLLYNLDVDRMERYLREPETRPQYRGARTHRGFVRALPLDARALREAICEAFDLAYRPVEPGRGEIRAAKILARDKYARPEWTYRR; encoded by the coding sequence ATGCGGTTGTTGGACATATCGTTCCGGTGGCCGGAGGAGAATCTCGCATTCGACGAGATGCTGCTCGATGCCGCGGAAAACGGGAAAGGCGGCGAAACGCTCCGTTTCTGGGAAAGCCGTACCCGATTCGTCTGCCTGGGCGTGGCGCAAAATTGGCGGCGCGAGGTCTACGATCTGAATTGTGCCGAAGACCGCGTGCCGATTCTGCGGCGCGCCTCCGGGGGAGGATGCGTCCTGCAAGGCCCGGGATGCCTGAATTACACACTGGTGCTCGGCCATGAATTTAGAAACGGCATCGAGACGATCCGCGGTTCCTATTGCTATATCCTGGGACGGATTGCCGCCGTACTGCGCGAAAAAGGCCTGCCGGTCCACCACAAGGGCATTTCAGACCTTGCCATGGGCGGCAAAAAAGTGTCCGGCAACTCCCAGAAACGACGCAAACGGTTCATCCTGCACCACGGCACCTTGCTTTACAATCTCGACGTGGATCGAATGGAACGCTATCTTCGGGAACCGGAAACACGTCCACAATATCGCGGCGCGCGGACGCACCGCGGATTTGTCCGGGCGCTCCCGCTGGATGCGCGGGCGTTGCGCGAGGCGATCTGTGAAGCGTTCGACTTGGCGTATCGTCCCGTCGAGCCGGGCCGCGGCGAAATCCGCGCCGCCAAAATTCTCGCGCGAGACAAGTATGCCCGCCCGGAATGGACCTACCGGCGCTAA
- a CDS encoding reverse transcriptase/maturase family protein gives MKTWKNLYPEIYSFGNLLEAARKAQRGKRRRPDVFAFHARLEENLLDLQRELAGCTWRPGPYRDFYVQEAKRRLISAAPYRDRVVHHALCNVIEPLFDRTFIYDTYACRKGKGTHAAADRYTLFSRKAKYALKCDISRYFPSIRHDVLYGALARRIADRDVLWLCEQIVRSRGDEGLLWPSGAGIPIGNQTSQFFANVYLNGFDHWIKEDLRRPYYIRYVDDFVVLDDDKKALHALIPEIEDRLSALGLALHPRKRTVFPVTEGCDFMGYRIWPHHRRVRPCNGHRFQRKLKRLARAYRAGETALGDVRASLMSWIGHARHADAWGLRRALLAGVSFTEG, from the coding sequence ATGAAAACATGGAAGAATCTGTATCCTGAAATTTACTCTTTCGGCAATCTGCTTGAAGCGGCGCGCAAGGCGCAGCGCGGCAAACGGCGCCGCCCGGACGTATTTGCGTTTCACGCGCGGCTGGAGGAGAATTTGCTGGACTTGCAGCGGGAATTGGCCGGGTGTACGTGGCGTCCGGGGCCGTACCGCGATTTTTACGTACAGGAGGCGAAGCGGCGCCTGATCTCGGCGGCTCCGTATCGCGACCGGGTGGTTCATCACGCGCTGTGCAACGTCATCGAGCCACTTTTCGATCGGACATTCATATACGACACGTATGCGTGCCGGAAGGGAAAAGGAACCCATGCGGCGGCGGATCGGTACACGCTGTTCTCGCGCAAGGCCAAGTATGCGCTGAAGTGCGACATATCACGGTATTTTCCGAGTATCCGCCACGACGTACTCTATGGTGCGCTCGCGCGGCGGATCGCGGATCGGGACGTTCTGTGGTTGTGCGAGCAGATCGTCCGGTCGCGGGGCGACGAGGGATTGCTCTGGCCTTCGGGCGCCGGCATCCCGATCGGCAACCAAACGAGCCAATTCTTTGCCAACGTCTACCTGAACGGATTCGATCACTGGATCAAGGAAGACCTGCGCCGTCCGTACTATATCCGCTACGTGGACGACTTCGTCGTGCTGGACGACGACAAGAAGGCGCTTCACGCGTTGATCCCGGAAATCGAGGATCGGCTATCGGCGCTGGGTTTGGCGTTGCATCCGCGCAAGCGAACCGTGTTTCCCGTTACCGAGGGATGCGATTTCATGGGGTATCGCATCTGGCCGCATCACCGGCGTGTGCGGCCCTGCAACGGACATCGGTTTCAACGCAAACTGAAACGGCTGGCGCGAGCCTACCGGGCCGGCGAAACCGCCCTCGGAGACGTGCGCGCCAGCTTGATGAGCTGGATCGGACATGCGCGTCATGCGGACGCTTGGGGCTTGCGCCGGGCGCTGCTGGCGGGCGTGTCCTTTACGGAGGGATAG
- the gcvT gene encoding glycine cleavage system aminomethyltransferase GcvT, translated as MTAVRLGADAGKCSAPEALTVGTRGESREGARFVGVSREANMRRTPLYEEHVARGGKMVDFHGWLLPIQFRGIIEEHHHTRSKVSLFDCSHMGEFLLKGAKAMRALEGMVFNDMICLRVGRCRYSSILDTCGGIIDDVVAMKLSEDELFIATNAGPYPRVARTLYRVCGAQDLSPATAKIDVQGPLSRQALIDAGLGEVASLKYYTVCRAKWGGADIIISRAGYTGELGFELFVPNELAVPIWRRLLEDERVEPAGLGARDTLRLEMGYTLYGQDVDDSHTTLEAGMGRFIDWESDFHAKEFLVMQRQMGKYKIRTGIRSMNRQAPRQGYEVFHEGQPVGVVTSGCYGPSVGYGIGMAYVPVELSKPGVRFTAGPKDMEIEAVELPFYKHGTCRA; from the coding sequence ATGACCGCCGTTCGCCTGGGCGCCGACGCGGGAAAGTGTTCCGCGCCGGAGGCTTTGACCGTTGGAACGCGCGGCGAATCGCGTGAAGGCGCGCGGTTCGTGGGCGTATCCAGGGAGGCGAATATGCGGCGGACTCCACTTTATGAGGAACACGTTGCCCGTGGCGGAAAAATGGTTGATTTTCACGGGTGGCTGCTTCCGATCCAATTCAGGGGGATCATCGAGGAACACCATCACACGCGGTCGAAGGTCTCGTTGTTCGATTGTTCCCACATGGGCGAGTTCCTACTCAAGGGCGCCAAGGCGATGCGCGCGCTCGAGGGCATGGTTTTCAACGACATGATTTGCCTGCGCGTGGGGCGTTGCCGTTATTCAAGCATTCTCGACACCTGCGGCGGCATTATTGACGACGTCGTGGCCATGAAATTGTCCGAGGACGAACTGTTCATCGCGACGAACGCGGGGCCGTACCCGCGCGTCGCCCGGACCTTGTATCGCGTGTGCGGCGCACAGGATTTGTCGCCCGCCACCGCAAAAATAGATGTCCAGGGGCCGCTTTCGCGGCAGGCCCTGATTGACGCCGGACTCGGCGAAGTCGCCTCGCTCAAGTACTACACGGTCTGCCGGGCCAAGTGGGGCGGGGCGGACATCATTATTTCACGCGCGGGGTATACCGGCGAGTTGGGTTTTGAACTTTTTGTGCCGAACGAACTGGCCGTGCCGATTTGGCGGCGCCTGTTGGAAGACGAACGCGTCGAGCCGGCCGGCTTGGGCGCGCGCGACACGCTCCGGCTGGAGATGGGCTACACGCTTTATGGACAGGACGTGGATGATTCGCACACGACGCTCGAGGCCGGCATGGGGCGCTTCATTGACTGGGAGAGCGACTTCCATGCCAAGGAATTCCTCGTCATGCAGCGCCAAATGGGCAAGTACAAAATTCGCACGGGCATCCGTTCGATGAACCGTCAGGCGCCGCGGCAGGGTTATGAGGTCTTTCACGAGGGCCAGCCGGTGGGTGTCGTCACCAGCGGCTGCTACGGACCGAGCGTCGGATATGGCATCGGCATGGCCTATGTGCCGGTCGAACTGTCCAAACCCGGCGTCCGTTTCACCGCGGGACCCAAGGATATGGAAATTGAAGCGGTCGAATTGCCATTCTACAAGCACGGAACCTGCCGCGCCTGA
- a CDS encoding PKD domain-containing protein, producing SFSVEATGSWPLSFQWRKGAASISGATLSQYVIANALNSYEGAYTCYVWNMAGSVTSNAATLTVNDPPQITSHPQSLTVNPSASASFSVEATGSWPLSFQWRKDAASISGATLSQYVIANVLNSYEGAYTCYVWNMAGSVTSNAALLTVNDPPLITAHPQSLTVTAGSSASFSVAANGTAPLSYQWKKNGTDISGATSSAYSIASAQTADSGSYACVVSNMAGSATSNGATLTVNAAAQPPVADFGGYPLSGSAPLAVQFTDYSDYRGRTPQSWAWTFGDGGTSAQQNPSRTYQSPGTYTVSLTVTTDAGSDTETKTGYVTVTEAPPPVVDFTGVPQWGVAPLTVNFTDATLTYGRTVLSRSWTFGDGGTSTQQNPSRTYQSPGKYSVSLTVTTDAGSDTLTKANYITVSDTGEGISMWIPDRSATAGKNVVIPLNMSAPGGVVLKGVQIEFYYDAAILDPATVQVQPTALTGRMSFAATVGTPGKVIVNVMGATGEIRGVGHLFDVEGRVRTNAVADACGEMGFDAVYLYDQNVSPLPVNFSDTGTLCVDDNCMVGDLNGNGAVEIGDALHALLIAVKKRDMDACSLKAGDLNGDNVIDSADAVMLQRMAAGMSINPRAVAKAGEADEMLLSVILEGQDYVMVSLENGAAPVGTNVDVPIWIDNPGGLSGFDVWISYPPELTPLEKFPGTVLSGGQIDYKAGDGMVNVSMGRKEGVAPMKAGPSTLATVRFYVNAMPAGGKAEVRIEKCALKGQYGDSFSWYTAVQKVNATIAVREGEGGDDNGCFGGTLDAAPPVTPSSGAGGILPLALLPVAIAAASRLRVFNPRRIRKS from the coding sequence TCGTTCAGCGTCGAGGCGACGGGGAGTTGGCCTTTGAGTTTCCAGTGGCGCAAAGGCGCGGCCAGTATTTCGGGTGCGACGCTCAGCCAATATGTCATTGCGAACGCTCTGAACTCCTACGAGGGCGCATACACGTGTTACGTGTGGAATATGGCGGGCAGCGTTACATCGAATGCGGCAACACTGACCGTGAACGATCCGCCGCAGATCACTTCCCATCCGCAGTCGCTGACGGTGAATCCCAGCGCCTCGGCGTCGTTCAGCGTCGAGGCGACGGGGAGTTGGCCTTTGAGTTTCCAGTGGCGCAAAGACGCGGCCAGTATTTCGGGTGCGACGCTCAGCCAATATGTCATTGCGAACGTTCTGAACTCATACGAGGGCGCATACACGTGTTACGTGTGGAATATGGCGGGCAGCGTGACGTCGAATGCGGCCCTGTTGACGGTCAACGATCCGCCGTTGATTACAGCGCATCCGCAATCATTGACGGTAACGGCGGGATCTTCCGCGTCGTTCTCCGTTGCGGCAAACGGGACCGCACCGTTGAGTTATCAGTGGAAGAAGAACGGAACAGACATTTCGGGCGCCACGTCCTCGGCCTATTCTATTGCGTCGGCGCAGACGGCGGATTCGGGATCGTATGCCTGTGTGGTGTCGAACATGGCGGGCAGCGCGACATCGAACGGGGCGACGCTGACGGTGAATGCGGCGGCACAGCCGCCGGTGGCGGATTTCGGCGGGTATCCGCTGTCGGGGAGCGCGCCGCTCGCGGTGCAGTTTACGGACTATTCGGACTACAGGGGCCGGACGCCGCAATCGTGGGCGTGGACGTTCGGCGATGGCGGGACGAGCGCGCAGCAGAATCCGAGCCGGACCTACCAGTCGCCGGGCACGTACACGGTTTCGTTGACGGTGACGACGGACGCGGGCAGCGACACGGAAACGAAGACCGGTTATGTGACGGTCACCGAAGCGCCGCCGCCGGTGGTGGACTTCACGGGCGTGCCGCAATGGGGCGTGGCGCCGCTGACGGTGAACTTCACGGACGCGACGCTGACGTATGGGCGAACGGTGCTGTCGCGTTCGTGGACGTTCGGCGATGGCGGGACGAGCACGCAGCAGAATCCGAGCCGGACCTACCAGTCGCCGGGCAAGTATTCGGTTTCTTTGACGGTGACGACGGATGCGGGCAGCGACACGCTGACGAAGGCCAACTACATCACGGTGTCAGACACGGGCGAAGGGATCTCGATGTGGATTCCGGACCGATCGGCAACGGCGGGCAAAAACGTGGTGATTCCGCTGAACATGTCGGCCCCGGGCGGTGTTGTCCTGAAGGGCGTGCAGATCGAGTTCTACTATGACGCGGCCATCCTCGATCCGGCGACGGTACAGGTGCAGCCCACGGCGCTGACGGGCCGGATGAGTTTCGCGGCCACGGTGGGCACGCCGGGCAAGGTGATCGTGAACGTGATGGGCGCGACGGGCGAGATTCGGGGCGTGGGGCATCTGTTCGACGTGGAGGGGCGCGTGCGCACGAATGCCGTGGCCGATGCCTGCGGCGAAATGGGATTCGACGCGGTCTACCTGTACGACCAGAATGTAAGCCCGCTGCCGGTGAACTTCAGCGACACGGGCACTCTTTGCGTGGACGACAACTGCATGGTGGGCGATTTGAACGGAAACGGCGCGGTGGAAATCGGCGACGCGCTGCACGCGCTGCTGATCGCCGTGAAGAAACGCGACATGGACGCGTGTTCGCTGAAGGCGGGGGATCTGAACGGCGACAACGTGATTGACAGCGCGGACGCGGTCATGCTGCAACGGATGGCGGCGGGCATGTCCATCAATCCGCGGGCGGTCGCGAAAGCGGGCGAGGCGGACGAGATGCTGCTGAGCGTCATTCTGGAGGGCCAGGATTACGTCATGGTGTCGCTCGAAAACGGGGCGGCGCCGGTGGGCACGAATGTGGACGTCCCGATCTGGATTGACAATCCGGGCGGGCTGAGCGGTTTCGACGTGTGGATTTCCTATCCGCCCGAACTGACGCCGCTTGAAAAATTCCCCGGGACCGTGCTGTCTGGGGGCCAGATTGACTACAAGGCCGGCGACGGGATGGTCAACGTCAGCATGGGCCGGAAGGAAGGCGTTGCGCCGATGAAGGCCGGGCCGAGCACGCTCGCGACGGTGCGGTTTTACGTGAACGCAATGCCGGCGGGCGGCAAGGCGGAGGTGCGCATCGAGAAGTGCGCGCTCAAGGGCCAGTACGGCGACAGTTTCTCGTGGTACACGGCGGTGCAGAAAGTCAATGCGACCATCGCCGTCCGCGAGGGCGAAGGCGGGGATGACAACGGCTGTTTCGGCGGCACGCTCGATGCCGCGCCGCCCGTGACGCCGTCGTCCGGCGCGGGCGGTATATTGCCGCTGGCGCTGCTGCCCGTGGCGATCGCGGCCGCGTCGCGTCTGCGGGTGTTCAATCCGCGCCGGATACGCAAAAGTTGA
- a CDS encoding Ig-like domain-containing protein — translation MKKMTMRGTLVWAFVWVLFPGWAMAYVGQADSAAGSWETVQPTVSSVSVQAANSIAVQFSEPMLAPGVTATGNYSVSGTAQGTLSANPGTVTGSNPYILTWSGQALAGGTLTVTVSNVQDLKGNRIGTPNARTITVAAPLIAAHPQSLTVNPGASA, via the coding sequence ATGAAAAAGATGACGATGCGAGGAACCTTGGTGTGGGCGTTTGTCTGGGTACTGTTTCCGGGATGGGCGATGGCCTACGTGGGGCAGGCGGATTCGGCGGCGGGTTCGTGGGAGACGGTGCAGCCCACGGTGTCTTCGGTATCGGTCCAAGCGGCCAACTCGATTGCGGTGCAGTTCAGCGAACCGATGCTGGCGCCGGGCGTGACCGCCACAGGCAACTATAGCGTGTCCGGGACCGCGCAAGGAACGTTGTCCGCCAATCCGGGTACCGTGACCGGGTCGAATCCCTACATATTGACTTGGTCCGGGCAAGCGCTTGCGGGTGGAACCCTGACCGTCACCGTTTCCAACGTACAAGACCTCAAGGGCAATCGCATCGGCACGCCCAACGCCCGCACGATAACCGTGGCCGCGCCCCTCATCGCCGCGCATCCGCAGTCGTTGACCGTAAATCCGGGCGCTTCGGCG
- the gcvPB gene encoding aminomethyl-transferring glycine dehydrogenase subunit GcvPB gives MELVFDRSRPGRRGMLLDPLDVPLSPLPDGLCRREPAALPELSELDVVRHFTRLSQRNVGVDSTFYPLGSCTMKYNPKMAEAVAGLSGFAGLHPHLSSVPVYEPCCQGALALIYDTERLLAEIAGMRAVSLQPMAGAHGELAGVLLIAAYHRDKGNGKDTILIPDSAHGTNPASAAIAGFKVLQVPSGPDGTIHLDRFIESLDERVAGVMLTCPNTHGLFEPEVSAIADRAHEVDALMYYDGANLNAIIGKCRPGDLGFDVMHFNLHKTFGTPHGMGGPGSGPVGVSDRLLPFLPTPRVVLKNDIFTFETPEKTIGKMAPFFGNFLIAVRAYAYIRCLGGEGLKAVSEHAVLNANYIWARLRDAYQSAFDGRFMHECVFTASPQAERGVHAIDIAKGLIDRGFHPPTIYFPLTVKESLMIEPTETESKEAMDAFCDAMLEIADLVLRDPDSLHAAPVTTPVGRLDEVKAARELDCACI, from the coding sequence ATGGAACTCGTGTTTGATCGCTCGCGTCCCGGAAGGCGCGGCATGCTGCTGGATCCGCTCGATGTGCCGTTATCGCCTTTGCCAGACGGGTTGTGCCGGCGCGAACCGGCCGCCTTGCCGGAATTGAGCGAGTTGGACGTCGTCCGGCACTTCACGCGCCTGTCGCAACGCAACGTCGGTGTGGACTCTACCTTTTACCCGCTGGGTTCGTGCACGATGAAATACAACCCGAAAATGGCGGAGGCCGTGGCCGGTCTTTCGGGATTCGCCGGCCTGCATCCGCATCTGTCGTCCGTGCCCGTTTACGAACCGTGCTGCCAGGGGGCGCTGGCGCTGATATACGACACCGAACGTCTGCTGGCGGAAATTGCCGGCATGCGCGCGGTCAGCCTGCAACCGATGGCGGGCGCGCACGGCGAACTTGCAGGCGTTTTGCTCATCGCGGCCTACCATCGCGACAAGGGCAATGGCAAGGACACGATCCTGATCCCCGACTCGGCGCACGGCACCAATCCCGCCAGCGCGGCCATCGCGGGATTCAAGGTCCTCCAAGTGCCGTCCGGGCCGGACGGGACCATCCATCTCGACCGTTTTATCGAAAGCCTCGACGAACGGGTTGCGGGCGTAATGTTGACGTGCCCGAACACGCACGGCCTGTTCGAGCCGGAGGTGAGCGCCATTGCCGACCGCGCCCATGAAGTGGACGCGCTCATGTATTACGACGGCGCGAACCTGAATGCCATTATCGGGAAATGCCGTCCGGGCGATCTCGGATTCGATGTCATGCACTTCAATCTGCACAAGACTTTCGGAACGCCGCACGGCATGGGCGGCCCCGGATCGGGGCCGGTCGGCGTGAGCGATCGCCTGCTGCCGTTCCTGCCCACGCCGCGTGTTGTCCTGAAAAACGACATCTTCACGTTCGAGACGCCGGAAAAAACCATCGGAAAGATGGCGCCGTTTTTCGGAAATTTCCTCATTGCCGTGCGCGCATACGCCTACATCCGCTGTCTGGGTGGCGAAGGCCTGAAGGCCGTTTCGGAACACGCGGTCCTGAACGCAAACTATATCTGGGCGCGCCTGCGCGACGCCTATCAATCCGCGTTTGACGGCCGATTCATGCACGAATGCGTTTTTACGGCTTCGCCGCAGGCGGAGCGCGGCGTTCACGCGATTGACATCGCCAAGGGATTGATCGATCGCGGATTCCATCCGCCCACGATCTATTTCCCGTTGACGGTGAAGGAAAGCCTCATGATCGAGCCCACCGAGACGGAATCGAAAGAGGCGATGGACGCCTTCTGCGACGCCATGCTGGAAATCGCCGATCTCGTCCTTCGGGATCCGGATTCGCTGCATGCCGCGCCCGTGACGACGCCCGTCGGCCGTCTCGACGAGGTCAAGGCCGCCCGCGAACTCGACTGCGCGTGCATCTGA
- the avd gene encoding diversity-generating retroelement protein Avd yields MKQHGNYEPHVSVTLFDFAQWFLSHTNRFPKNWRKSLGDRIDASLLELLALVQRASLRRDKRALLDRVNEELHVLRALVRLAVRLDCLQECQYEYAAKQIEDIGRQIGGWIKQQRERPRALHENMEESVS; encoded by the coding sequence ATGAAACAGCATGGCAACTACGAACCTCATGTTTCGGTGACGTTGTTCGATTTCGCGCAGTGGTTCCTGTCACATACGAATCGTTTCCCGAAGAACTGGCGGAAGTCGCTCGGCGACCGCATTGATGCGAGCCTGCTGGAGTTGCTGGCCCTGGTGCAGCGCGCCAGCCTGCGCCGCGACAAGCGCGCTTTGCTCGACCGCGTGAACGAGGAATTGCACGTACTGCGGGCGCTGGTGCGGCTGGCGGTGCGTCTCGATTGCTTGCAGGAGTGTCAGTACGAATATGCGGCGAAGCAGATCGAGGATATCGGGCGCCAGATAGGCGGTTGGATCAAGCAACAACGGGAAAGGCCGCGTGCTTTGCATGAAAACATGGAAGAATCTGTATCCTGA
- a CDS encoding formylglycine-generating enzyme family protein gives MGTYAWYYDNSGDTTHPVGQKTPNAWGLYDMSGNVWEWCQDWYGSYAAGAVSDPQGPSTGMGRVLRGGNWINGVRYCRSAYRIWNYPGHRNYGNGVRLCVSGSPR, from the coding sequence ATTGGAACCTATGCATGGTATTATGACAACAGTGGCGATACGACGCATCCGGTGGGCCAGAAGACGCCGAACGCCTGGGGACTTTACGACATGAGCGGGAACGTCTGGGAATGGTGCCAGGACTGGTACGGGAGTTACGCGGCGGGCGCAGTATCAGATCCACAGGGTCCTAGTACAGGGATGGGCCGGGTGCTGCGCGGCGGCAATTGGATCAACGGCGTCAGGTACTGCCGGTCCGCGTATCGCATCTGGAACTATCCCGGCCACAGGAACTACGGCAACGGGGTTCGCCTCTGCGTGTCCGGTTCGCCCCGCTAG
- the gcvH gene encoding glycine cleavage system protein GcvH, with protein sequence MYPEHLRYTESHEWIRDDGGVYVVGITDFAAEQLGDITYVELPEVGEEFAQDGEAATVESVKAASDVYAPIGGRVVEVNRALDNAPEIVNRSPYEEGWFFKLVDCDAAEFDGLMTAAAYARFVKEI encoded by the coding sequence ATGTATCCGGAACATTTGCGTTACACGGAAAGCCACGAATGGATCCGCGACGACGGCGGCGTGTATGTCGTCGGAATCACCGATTTCGCGGCCGAGCAGTTGGGCGACATCACCTACGTCGAGTTGCCGGAAGTCGGCGAGGAATTTGCCCAGGACGGCGAAGCCGCGACGGTTGAGTCGGTGAAGGCGGCCAGCGACGTCTATGCGCCGATCGGCGGGCGCGTGGTCGAAGTGAACCGCGCCCTCGATAACGCCCCGGAAATCGTCAATCGCAGTCCGTACGAGGAGGGTTGGTTTTTCAAACTGGTCGATTGCGACGCGGCGGAATTCGACGGCCTTATGACGGCCGCCGCCTATGCCCGTTTCGTGAAGGAAATCTAG
- the gcvPA gene encoding aminomethyl-transferring glycine dehydrogenase subunit GcvPA, with protein sequence MGWIPTTDAERIEMLDAIGAPDLDTLFEPIPESVRLKSWEVPPGQSEMAVRDLMARIAGRNTAGYVSFLGGGYYDHFIPAAVDALASRSEFYTAYTPYQPECSQGTLQAIYEYQSAVCRLTGMDCANASLYDGGTAVFEAATMSIRITGRRRLVCHPSLGPLYRAMLKTHTANLEVEIADGDAPDSETACVIVQNPAFLGGVADYSVLARECHACGALLVVSFNPVSLGILKTPGEMGADIAVAEGQSLGLPLGFGGPYLGVMAVRKAHVRKMPGRIAGATQDARGRRGFVLTLQAREQHIRREKAMSNICSNEALCALRALIYLCLAGKEGLRDVAVQCHAKAEYLKGKFMVPGSHVTVLNAEPTFNEFAVRLESDASDVADRMLGRGFVAGLPLAPLGAGESGDLLMAVTEKRTRKELDDFAAALEKESHGTRV encoded by the coding sequence ATGGGCTGGATTCCGACAACGGACGCCGAACGGATCGAAATGCTCGACGCCATCGGCGCGCCGGACCTCGATACGCTTTTCGAACCGATTCCCGAAAGCGTGCGCCTGAAATCGTGGGAGGTGCCGCCGGGACAATCCGAGATGGCCGTGCGCGATCTGATGGCGCGCATCGCGGGGCGCAATACGGCCGGCTACGTGTCGTTTCTCGGCGGCGGCTACTACGACCATTTCATCCCGGCGGCGGTGGATGCGCTGGCCTCGCGCAGCGAGTTCTACACCGCGTACACGCCCTACCAGCCGGAGTGTTCGCAGGGCACCCTGCAGGCCATCTACGAATACCAGTCGGCGGTATGCCGCCTGACGGGCATGGATTGCGCAAATGCCTCGTTGTACGACGGCGGCACGGCGGTCTTCGAGGCGGCCACGATGTCTATCCGCATCACGGGACGCCGCCGCCTTGTGTGCCATCCATCGCTCGGCCCGTTGTACCGCGCCATGCTCAAGACGCACACGGCCAATCTTGAGGTTGAAATTGCCGACGGCGATGCGCCGGATTCCGAAACGGCCTGCGTCATCGTGCAGAATCCCGCTTTCCTCGGCGGCGTGGCCGATTACTCGGTGCTGGCCCGTGAATGCCATGCATGCGGCGCGTTGCTCGTGGTTTCCTTCAATCCGGTTTCGCTCGGCATTCTGAAGACGCCGGGCGAAATGGGTGCGGATATCGCCGTGGCCGAAGGACAGTCCCTCGGCCTTCCGCTCGGTTTCGGCGGCCCGTATCTCGGCGTGATGGCGGTGCGCAAGGCGCATGTCCGCAAGATGCCGGGGCGCATCGCGGGCGCCACGCAGGATGCCCGGGGACGCCGGGGGTTCGTGCTGACGCTGCAAGCGCGCGAGCAGCACATCCGCCGGGAAAAGGCCATGTCGAACATTTGTTCGAACGAGGCCCTCTGCGCCTTGCGCGCGCTCATCTACCTCTGCCTTGCCGGCAAGGAAGGATTGCGCGACGTGGCGGTGCAATGCCATGCAAAGGCCGAATACCTCAAGGGCAAGTTCATGGTTCCCGGTTCGCACGTGACCGTGTTGAATGCGGAACCCACCTTCAACGAGTTTGCCGTGCGTCTTGAATCGGACGCATCCGACGTCGCGGACCGCATGCTGGGCCGCGGTTTTGTCGCCGGCTTGCCCCTGGCGCCGCTGGGCGCGGGCGAGTCCGGCGATTTGCTGATGGCCGTAACCGAAAAACGCACGCGGAAGGAGTTGGATGATTTCGCGGCCGCGCTGGAGAAGGAATCGCATGGAACTCGTGTTTGA